A single genomic interval of Rosistilla ulvae harbors:
- a CDS encoding sulfatase, translating to MSSNATRFFFGCPALPLLSRVLFFASCLLLTSVASAAPNVLFIVADDLNCAISPYGDPVAKTPNLERLAKRGLTFTRAYCQQAVCNPSRSSFLTGLRPDTVKVDDLRKYFRNTAAGGSTLVTLPQHFKNHGYFCQNIGKMFHNMGDTQDRRSWSIDEVLFRGTHAADTIYNNTPSGGKPRQFKAPATEAHDVPDTAYRDGQIANLAAAMIRDHATSDQPFFLAVGFWRPHLPFVAPRRYWDLYDADTIPMPDPAAAPEDVPAIAMHPSSEIRGYGGVPKDRPLSEAEVRHLRHGYYASISFIDAQVGEILDALDASGRADDTIVVFTSDHGFHIGERTLWGKTSNFELDARVPLIVADPRHPASQGKSTSALAELIDLYPTLAQLAGISDDLPRRLEGTSLTPIFEDPKASVKQAAFTQHQQPFYGNPSNWKAWGCSMRTDRWRYTRWTAIDSGDVIARELYDHDNDPLETVNLAADREHEKMIAEFDQTLANAFPERQQ from the coding sequence ATGTCATCGAATGCAACGCGATTTTTCTTTGGTTGTCCAGCATTGCCGTTGCTTTCTCGCGTCCTGTTCTTCGCCAGTTGTCTCCTGCTGACGTCGGTCGCTAGCGCCGCCCCCAACGTCTTGTTCATCGTCGCCGACGATTTGAACTGTGCGATCAGCCCCTACGGCGATCCCGTTGCCAAGACGCCGAATTTGGAACGCCTTGCCAAACGCGGGCTGACGTTCACGCGGGCTTATTGCCAACAAGCGGTCTGCAATCCGTCGCGGTCTTCGTTTTTGACGGGGCTGCGTCCCGATACCGTCAAAGTCGACGATCTTCGCAAGTATTTCCGCAATACTGCGGCCGGTGGCAGCACGCTGGTCACGCTTCCCCAGCACTTCAAGAACCACGGATATTTCTGTCAGAACATCGGCAAGATGTTTCACAACATGGGCGACACACAAGACCGCCGCTCGTGGTCGATCGATGAAGTCCTGTTTCGCGGTACTCACGCGGCCGACACGATCTACAACAACACGCCCAGCGGTGGCAAGCCGCGGCAATTTAAGGCTCCCGCGACCGAAGCTCACGACGTTCCCGATACCGCCTATCGCGACGGGCAGATCGCCAACTTGGCGGCGGCGATGATTCGCGATCACGCCACCAGCGACCAACCGTTTTTCCTGGCGGTTGGATTTTGGCGGCCACACCTGCCGTTTGTCGCTCCGCGGCGGTACTGGGATTTATATGATGCCGACACGATCCCGATGCCCGACCCCGCGGCGGCGCCAGAAGATGTGCCAGCAATCGCGATGCATCCCTCCTCCGAAATCCGCGGCTACGGCGGCGTGCCGAAAGATCGTCCGCTCAGCGAGGCGGAGGTTCGGCATCTGCGCCACGGCTATTACGCGTCGATCAGTTTCATCGACGCGCAGGTCGGTGAGATCTTGGATGCATTGGACGCAAGCGGTCGAGCCGACGACACCATCGTTGTCTTCACGTCCGACCACGGCTTCCACATCGGCGAACGCACGCTATGGGGTAAGACCTCCAATTTTGAACTCGACGCCCGCGTGCCGCTGATCGTCGCCGACCCACGGCATCCGGCCAGCCAAGGCAAATCGACGTCGGCTCTAGCTGAACTCATCGATCTCTATCCAACTCTCGCCCAGCTCGCCGGTATCTCCGACGACCTCCCGCGGCGACTGGAAGGGACCAGTTTGACGCCGATCTTCGAAGACCCCAAAGCTTCGGTCAAGCAAGCTGCTTTCACTCAACATCAACAACCCTTTTACGGCAATCCCAGCAACTGGAAGGCTTGGGGATGTTCGATGCGAACCGATCGCTGGCGGTACACCCGTTGGACGGCGATCGACAGCGGCGACGTGATCGCGCGGGAACTTTACGATCACGACAACGATCCGCTGGAAACTGTCAATCTCGCCGCCGATCGGGAACACGAGAAAATGATCGCGGAATTTGATCAAACATTAGCCAACGCGTTTCCCGAGCGACAACAATAG
- a CDS encoding MarR family winged helix-turn-helix transcriptional regulator gives MSSSQLQKELKKKRPFESPEQEAILNLLRTNDQFQNRFGRLFREYGLTSSQYNVLRILRGEGNPLPSLEIAERMIQVVPAITGLIDRLEKQGLVTRKRCLEDRRVIYIEITDSALALLKQIDEPLLSLHKRLIGHLNRTELKELSRLLEKARLSLPGLDD, from the coding sequence ATGTCCAGCAGCCAGTTGCAAAAAGAACTCAAGAAGAAACGCCCCTTCGAATCGCCCGAACAGGAAGCGATCTTGAACCTGTTGCGGACCAACGACCAATTTCAGAATCGGTTTGGGCGACTGTTCCGCGAATATGGTCTGACCTCGTCGCAGTACAACGTGTTGCGAATCTTGCGAGGCGAAGGGAACCCGCTGCCTTCGTTGGAGATCGCCGAGCGGATGATCCAAGTTGTGCCGGCGATCACCGGGCTGATCGACCGCTTGGAAAAGCAGGGGTTGGTCACGCGAAAACGCTGCCTGGAAGATCGCCGCGTGATCTACATCGAGATCACCGACAGTGCGCTGGCGCTGCTGAAACAGATCGACGAACCATTGCTCAGTCTTCACAAGCGGTTAATCGGACACCTGAACCGCACCGAACTGAAGGAACTCAGTCGGCTGCTGGAGAAGGCGCGGTTGAGCCTGCCGGGACTGGACGATTGA